Sequence from the Arvicola amphibius chromosome 3, mArvAmp1.2, whole genome shotgun sequence genome:
taagagcaacaattagtAAATAGGacctatgaaactgaaaagcttctgcatagCAAAGTACTATGGACAAAGTATCAGgttacaaaatgggaaaagatttttttaactgATTATACATCcactaatatacaaaatatacaaagaactaaaaaatctggacatcaagaaaataaataatacaattaaaaatagggtacagatctaaacagaattttcaaaggAGGAAAtccaaatggctgagaaacactgaaagaaatgttCATCATTTTTAGTCATCAAAAATGCAATTCtagctactttgagatttcatatgaCTTCATTAAGAATGGtcagatgaatttttaaaaaaatgacatctcatTGTGGCCAAGAGAAAGGGTACCACTTATGTACTGCTGCTGCTGGTACAAATTTGTCCAGCCATTATAGAAACCATTGTGGCCATTCCGTAGAATGCTAgaaatagatctacctcaagatccagctacaccactcttgggcacatatcTAAAGGACTCTACAtcttactacagagacacttgctaaTTTATcctcattgctgctctattcataacagccagaaactgaaaacatccTGGATGTTTGTCaatggatgaataaagaaaatatggtaccaTTAACATAATGTAATATCACTtatctatttcaaaaacaaaatcatgaaattaACAGATGAATAGATTAACAGATGAAAGGATGGAGCCATAAAAAAATAATTGCGTGGTAATCCAGCATCCCCAAATCCCAAATATGCatttacttatatgtgtatgttagctgttaagtcttagaaaagaaagctacAATGCCTATAACCACAGAAGCTAGGAATAGCATAAGAGATTCATGGGAGGGAAGGATCTCAcaaggaagaacaaaaagaatagTTACAGATGGACGGGGTGGGGGATGAGACTGGGAAAGTAGGACTAAATggagttggggagggaagaggagggtaaGGTCATTTGAAGGGTTGTAAGGAAACCTACTACATTAGAggcttaaaatataaacatatatgaaagaaatatggatagaatcaccaaataatggaggAGAAACAGTTCCATTTGGACATCTTTTGCAATTCAGTGAAACCTTCATTGCCAGAAATGGATTACATCTaattgagctgttggccaaagaagcccatggaaacccccaaacaactcAGATATTGCCATGGCTATAGGTTCCCTTCCACAAACTAATAGTAatgccctattgctgaagacaacacctacatatCTAATTGAATACAGAAAAGTTGAGTTAGTGCCTaactagagccttcacccctattgACTAGTGTTCATAATACCAGAAGTTACTCTGTATACATcggaggagaaaggtaaacactaaCACAGCCACAAAGCCTTCTATTTACAATGATGACATGCTTGCATGAAGTCTGGTACAACAGTGGCAAAAAAGTTGTGGGGGCAACCAACCACTCCTTGTTTCCACTCAAGGCCATTCAATGAGATGACCCATGCCAGATGATCTTCCAACGGTCAAGAGCCTGAGACTATGTAGGCCATGGACCTAGGGCAATACGAAGTACTACTGTTCAGCTAAAAGAACTTAAGAGTTTATttattatactcatagatcaatgtctttctcagtcatcatcagagaagtttccccTTGTAGTCGATAACTGGACAATGTGTGGAGAGTAAGAAACCTTGgaacattcagtcctaaatggaatttCTCTATCAGCTATCTCTCCTTGGTGCTTAGGAAAGactgcagaagagaaggtggacagattgtaagagtcagtggggatggagaacaccaaggaaacaaggtctTTCAGAAACAGTAAGATTGACACACATGAAAACTCAGACTGcggcagcatgcacagggacaGCACAGGTCCAAGTGCTGATAGTGAAGTGGACATGAGCTCCTTCCTGAATCACAGCTATCTTCAATTAACAACTGatggcagaggaaaaagaaaacttagtTTTCACTTTTCTCACTGGTTATCCAAATCACATGTAAAGGAGACCCCAGGCCCAGCAACAGAGAAGCCAACACCAAATGAGCCCAATGCTATTTTTGGAGGATTTTTGTCTCTCAATGCGTTGTCTGGGGGATGTTTTCTAACCTTACTTTTGctcatatattatggtttccagttttgtgttttgtgggaCTTCCACATGAGcaaatgtgtgtgcctctgtgtctgtatgtgttttctgtgcatttcctgtctctttttctgcttattttgacTGGGTCTATCATTTTGTTGTTGCCTGCTTGATTTTTAatgagatagaggaagagagagaaagagagaggatttGGGTCAGTGAAGAGGCTTTGGGAAGAGCTGTGGGTGTGaagacatgatcaaaatatattgtataaaaatttattttcaattaaaaagaagaaaaaaaccctatTTCTTAGGGCTGAGTGTGATTGGACAAGAGTATAATCCTACTTCCAAACTAACATGGGCTATATAATGATTCCTGagtcaaaataacaaatacatgtttgtttgtttttttaaaggaacaaaaagaatgttgtaatgcttatttttatctctgaatttttcacatatgcacacaggtaACTTCTCATAAATATTCTTACATGTTAAAATGATGGAtcatcccagagatacaaagTAAGAAAGAGAACCCAAAGAGTAACACAGatacccctgggaaggggaaatagacaagatctcctgagaaaactgggagcaagggggtgggagaagggaaggtgcaaggggaggaggagaggagaaagggagaggagaggagaactagagggaatgggatggtcaagatgggggaaggacagagatggagaacagcaaagagatatcttgattaagaaagttattatggggctagcaagaaacctagcactagagaaattcccaggaatccacaagggtgaccccagctaagaccctaagcaatagtagagaaggtgcctgaactggccttgccctccAGTCAGATTGATggctatcttaaatgtcatcatagaatcttcatccagcaactaatgaaAGTAGATGCGGAGAATCACCGTgaagcattggactgagctcccaaaatgcAGTCGAAGagtggaggagtgagaatatgagcaaagaagtcaagaccatgataaagatacccactgaaatagcttacctgagctaatggaagctttccaactctggcctgacagcaagggaaccagcataggatcaaactaggccctctgaatgtgagtgacagttgtatggctggggcagactgtggggtcactggcagtgagaccaggatgtATCCCTActtcttgctctgtttttttGAAATGCATTCTCACtaaagggataccttgcttagtctagatatagtggggagggccttggtcctgcttcaaagcaatgtgctaggctttgctgactccccatgggaagccttaccagctctgaggagtggatagggtggGATGCAGTGTCGGGGGCAGAAGAtgaagggagcagaaggaggggagggagtgggaaatggatttggcatgtaaatgagaaaagataatttttaaaaaataaataaataagattgtgaaatggaaaaagacCAGAAATATACGgtgatagaaaaaaatgatggGTCATAGAGAAATTAAAAGGTTTTCATGTGAATTATCTAACAGTCTTTCATGACGGTGAGACCAATTTGCATTCCAGTGAACTGAGAAGtcaaatttcttttttgatttttccccCATCATACTGTATAAAGTACTGTAGTTTTTACAACATCTTGTATATATAACTAGGGCACCACATCAAATTAAAGACTTTTGTACATCACAAGGACAATATGAAAACTAAAAGGACaatccacagaaagaaaatatttgcaatttaCATATCTGATAAAGGTTTTAacatctagaatatataaagatactaatttaaaaatgagtaaaataattgaatcatttcttcaagaagaaaaaataaatggacaATTAGCATATGAAAAGAAGCTCAATATTATTGGTGAAATATCATTCATTGgagaaatgcaaacataaacCACAGTGAACTATCACTTCGCATCTACTAAGATGGGTGTAATGGAAAGAATGATTGGGGATAAAAAATGTTGGTAGAAATGAGGTGAAACAGAACCCTCTACGTTCCTAGAGGGGATTAAAAGTGGCACATGTGCCGAGGAAGACCTTCGGCAGTGTCTCAAAAAGTTAATAACCCTGCAATAGCTGGCAACCAGCAGGGAGCCAcagccagccagcaagcagaCTAAGAGACTTCAGAGTGCTCGTCTCTAAACAGGACGTCTGTATTAAACCAGTCCCTAAGGAAACAGTGTTCTCCGGACACAGCCGGGCATCTGCACGGGCATCTACAGGGGCAGCATGTGCGAACCCCGTGCAAGCTCAAGGTGGGCAGTATTCCGAGCCCTAGTTGATGGGACACTGGCATTCAGTAGCTCTgggaggagagtcagttttctttaatgacatGACCTCAGGTAGGTGGACCACACTCCACGGCAGACCTCACATTGAGGACAATTTGGGCAACATCAACTGGACTAGATGGGAGCAATAAAAAACAGATAGAgcggacaggctctaaaaagttGGGTGAGTGGAGATATGGGGAGGGCTCTGGGAGGAATTGGAGTCTGGGAATGAATATGAACAGCAtattgaatgaaattctcaaagaattaatatgttattaaaagaaaataagtaagaaGTTGATAGAACCACTCAACTCAGCAATTCCATTCCTAGGCATTTACTCATGAGAACTGAAAACACGGATTCAATAGATTCTTTACTACAGCTCTCCACAGCAATATCATGCTTGGTAGCCAGCAGGTGAGAATAACCAAAGAGTTGAGCCAATACCAAAACCATTGCATATTTATGCAGGGGAATACTGTCGAGCTGTAAAAAAGGACGGACTTTGACAGACACTGCAGAATATACGAGCCTTGACAATGTgccaagtgaaataagccagacacagggaACAATTATGTGACTCTATTAATACAAATATCTACAATACACAAATTCACAGACACAAAGCAGATGGCTAGGGTTAGGAGGTCACATTTTAGAGCTGTGACACACAATTGCAATAGAATGGTAGTATAGTTGCACATTATGATATAATTTAGTTGAACAAACTGAATTTACACTTAAAAATGGCTGCAATGGCAAATTTTACCAGCCATGCTAGTTTATAGTGAAGTATCAGTTTCTATGAAGAAGAAGCAAATATGAACTAGAAGCCTTAGGTTTGTGCTGATCAAATCAGTCATGGAATTTGAGGCACAAGCTCAGAATGTAGCTTGCTCTGGCTTCTACTTCTGACTCCACAGAGGCACCTCTCCAATAGGCGccagaaaacagaacaaacagcaCCAGAAAACACCACATTAAAAAAGTAGTCATTTcaaaaacacaacagaaacaagAATAATGAAAAGAACTAGAGTAAACCAGGAAGAGgccatgaataaaaattaaaaccaaagttaactcagaaaacaaagtgcAAAATAAAAGTACTAAGGTATGATCTTTGCAAATACCCTAGATAAATCATTCAAAAACGATGAAGAAAATGCGTGCCAGAGAAGCTGTCCAGTAAGCAGAGAGTCTTTGTCTCAGTTATGTCACGGTGATGGAATTTTAATATACTCTGCATACAACTTTATAGCAGAGaactcaaaaggcaaagagagttaaaaaaattttttttgatactgggatcaaacccagggattTTGCATGCTCTATCCTCAAGCAACTTTCCCCAGCCCTAAATAGGAAGATTAGTAATTGATCAGAAACAAagtggaaaaatggaaaaaagaatcagTTTCGAGGAAAAGGGACTTGAGTGCCTATCGGGAAACAGTCCTGTGGAGTCAAGTGTGGATAGCAGGCAGAACAGAACTCTGGCCACCAATAGTCAAACCACCAGGAACTATTGCAAGCACGATCCTAAAAGCATGTCAGCTCAAAACAAAGTACCAGGTATTCCCAAAGAACAACCcaaaagggctggaaagatagctcagaggttaagagcattgcctgctcttccagaggtcctgagttcaattcccagcaaccacatggtggctcagagtcatctgcaatgaggtctggtgccctcttctggcctgcaggcatacacacagacaggatattgtatacataataaataaataaataaataataaataataaataaatttttttttttttttaaaaaaagaacaacccAAAAGATCCGGAAGAAACAGAGTTGGGGCTGCGGACTGTGGTGGTCCAGCTTGCCAACCTCAGTAACAAACAGGTTTAGGTTAGAATGACTTCAAAGTCAGGGTAAGCAAGAAGGCCCAGGACTGCataggaggaggaggtggggaccCCAGCACACTGGCTGCAAGTGAAAAGGTAGGTGGGGAATGGGGTTTGCAAGGCCGCTCCTGTGTCTGAAAGGGTTCTGTGCTGATTTCCAATTCCATTTCTCGGCCTTTTCCGAGGAGTAACTGTTACCTTGGATTTTGTGTCTGTGCAAAGgtcagtttgtttttaataaaagctgTTACTTGCATCTTGAATTTTATACTgtgttaataaagaaataaactctttATAATTCCTGAAACAATAAGGAACAATGGACATgtctttaattaataataaagagaaacaaatgttgAAGCCACAAATATATTGTAATGCCAACACCAGGGacaaacaaagggaaaaacaaaatgaagctagTGATAAGCTTTAACTTTCTTCCCAACCCTTCCAAAGGAATTCCCACCCTCTCCCTTAGCTTGTTTAAATTCTTTAGGCAGAGAACTAAAGGCTAAACCCCCTGAAACAAAGACCCCTCCTCTCTATTCTCTGATCTTCCTCCTGCAGAGTAGGCCCCTCAGCTTGACAGCCTGGGGAGGCTCAGAGTGGTGGCTGGGGCAGACAGAAGGGCTCCTCGCACAGGAAATGTGGCAGAAGAGTACAGGGGTGTAAGACATGATCCTCCATAGTGGGGGAAATCAAAGTGGAGCCCCGGTGCCAAGGGAAAGCACACTGGTGGCCCTGGGAAGGGAGGCCCAGTTGcccccccattctccctctgGGAGGTATCATTGGTTGGCCAACTGCCCATCTGGCTCCGGTTAGAAAACCAAACTTGGACCAGATCCTTCTGTAGCCGGAGGCGCCCAGCAATATAGCTGATTTGTTGAGGCGTGGGCTCTGGACACTGCAAGAACACTTTCTCCAGATTGCTCCCAATGCGTCTCTCTCTGCTAGCACGTCTCCGCTTCCGGGCCTGCTGCAGGATCATCTCCATTCTGCATACGCCCAGAAGGTTCTTCTCATCTACTTCCTCTAGCCACATTTTCAGCAGGGGTCGCAGCTTCCACATGTTGGCAAGGCTGAGCTGCTGGGCCTCGAAGCGGCATATGGTCGTCTGACTGAGAACCTTCCCAAACATAGCTCCTACAGCAAAACCCACATCAGCCTGTGAGTACCCCAGGGCCATCCTCTTCTGTCTCAGCTCCTTGGCCAGTTGCTCCATCTCTTTCTGTATAGCTGAAACGTCCTCTGGCAGCGCCAAATTTGGCATGTACCTCAGGGCGATGTAGGGTCCTGGGCAGGCATCCTCTGAGGAATTCTGGGACCAGGCCCTTGCTTCACTAGCTCCACAGGGTGTTCTCTCACCTCGGAATTCATAAGGTGAAGGACCCAGAGGCACTCCCCACACCTCAGAGCCTGGACAGATGACTGGTGGCCGCACCATTAACCTGCCTGTAGCTGCTTGGCTGCTCAACCAGATTGGGGTGTCAACTCGCATGGGAACTGGCCCTTCCAGGCCGCCACCACTATTGCCTGGAAGAGGATAAACGTTTAAA
This genomic interval carries:
- the Pou5f2 gene encoding POU domain, class 5, transcription factor 2, translated to MAVRKSLNVYPLPGNSGGGLEGPVPMRVDTPIWLSSQAATGRLMVRPPVICPGSEVWGVPLGPSPYEFRGERTPCGASEARAWSQNSSEDACPGPYIALRYMPNLALPEDVSAIQKEMEQLAKELRQKRMALGYSQADVGFAVGAMFGKVLSQTTICRFEAQQLSLANMWKLRPLLKMWLEEVDEKNLLGVCRMEMILQQARKRRRASRERRIGSNLEKVFLQCPEPTPQQISYIAGRLRLQKDLVQVWFSNRSQMGSWPTNDTSQRENGGATGPPFPGPPVCFPLAPGLHFDFPHYGGSCLTPLYSSATFPVRGALLSAPATTLSLPRLSS